The genomic stretch GTAAAACGTATAGATGATGTAATTGTTGGTAACGCAATGCCAGAAGGTTCGCAAGGATTAAATATGGCTCGTTTTATCTCTTTAATAGGATTGAATTCTGTTGATGTACCAGGAGTTACAGTAAACCGTTTTTGTTCTTCTGGATTAGAAACAATTGCAATGGCTGCTGCAAAAATACAAGCTGGTATGGCAGATTGTATTATAGCTGGTGGAGCAGAAAGCATGAGTTCTGTACCAATGACTGGTTTTAAACCAGAATTAAATTACGACACCATTAAAGATGGTCATGCAGATTATTATTGGGGAATGGGAAACACTGCAGAAGCAGTTGCAAATCAATTTAAAGTTTCGAGAGAAGATCAAGATGAATTTGCATATAATTCTCACATGAAAGCGTTAAGAGCACAAGCAGAAAATCGTTTTCAAGACCAAATTGTTCCAATAGAAGTTGAAGAAACTTATTTAGATGCAAATGGTAAAAAAGCAACTAGAAAATATACTGTAAATAAAGATGAAGGACCAAGAAAAGGAACCTCTACTGCAGTATTAAATAAATTAAGACCTGTTTTTGCCGCTGGCGGAAGTGTTACTGCTGGTAATTCATCTCAAATGAGTGATGGTGCTGCATTTGCTATGGTAATGAGCGAAGAAATGGTTAAAGAATTAAACTTAGAGCCAATTGCAAGAGTGGTAAACTATGCTGCTGCTGGTGTAGAACCTAGAATAATGGGAATTGGTCCTGTGGCTGCAATACCAAAAGTATTAAAACAAGCAGGTTTACAGCAAAATGATATCGAATTAATCGAGTTAAATGAGGCTTTTGCTTCACAATCTTTAGCAGTAATGCGAGAGCTAAACTTAAACCCAGATATTGTTAATGTAAATGGTGGTGCAATCGCTTTAG from Polaribacter marinaquae encodes the following:
- a CDS encoding acetyl-CoA C-acyltransferase, whose amino-acid sequence is MKTAYIVKAYRTAVAKAPKGVFRFKRADELGAETIQHMMKELPNLDVKRIDDVIVGNAMPEGSQGLNMARFISLIGLNSVDVPGVTVNRFCSSGLETIAMAAAKIQAGMADCIIAGGAESMSSVPMTGFKPELNYDTIKDGHADYYWGMGNTAEAVANQFKVSREDQDEFAYNSHMKALRAQAENRFQDQIVPIEVEETYLDANGKKATRKYTVNKDEGPRKGTSTAVLNKLRPVFAAGGSVTAGNSSQMSDGAAFAMVMSEEMVKELNLEPIARVVNYAAAGVEPRIMGIGPVAAIPKVLKQAGLQQNDIELIELNEAFASQSLAVMRELNLNPDIVNVNGGAIALGHPLGCTGAKLSVQLFDEMRKRDMKNKYGMVTMCVGTGQGAAGVFEFLS